In a single window of the Natronosalvus caseinilyticus genome:
- a CDS encoding amidohydrolase, with the protein MTTLAIVGGDCLRPDGTVDRADVLIDQSTGEILEIGEGLTADETLEATDCLVTPGFVNGHTHVAMTLLRGYADDKPLDAWLQEDIWPAEAALSAEDVRAGTELGLLEFIKGGVTGFADMYFEMPEVAAAVEEAGLRARLGHGIVTVGKDEADARADAQESLDVAREFDGAADGRISTAFMPHSLTTVSQEILEEFIPKARSADVPIHYHANETTDEVHPIVEEQGVRPLEYADDVGMLESEDFVAHGVHLNEREIELLAETGTGVIHCPASNMKLASGMAPVQELLDAGATVGLGTDGAASNNDLSMLDEARDAAMLGKLAANDASAVPAEAVVEMLTRGSADAIGLESGRLEVGGAADLAVIDLEAPHLTPRHDLVSHLTYAAAANDVRHTVCDGQVLMRDRVVQTLDEAAVRRRATEHAAAVLERVA; encoded by the coding sequence ATGACCACGCTGGCAATCGTCGGCGGGGACTGCCTCCGCCCCGATGGAACCGTCGACCGCGCGGACGTACTGATCGATCAATCGACCGGCGAGATCCTCGAGATCGGCGAAGGTCTCACGGCCGACGAGACGCTCGAGGCGACCGACTGTCTGGTGACGCCGGGCTTCGTGAACGGCCACACCCACGTCGCGATGACGCTCCTGCGGGGGTACGCCGACGACAAACCCCTCGACGCCTGGCTGCAGGAGGACATCTGGCCCGCCGAGGCCGCCCTCTCCGCCGAGGACGTCCGGGCAGGCACCGAGCTAGGGTTGCTCGAGTTCATCAAGGGCGGCGTCACCGGCTTCGCCGACATGTACTTCGAGATGCCCGAGGTCGCCGCCGCGGTCGAGGAGGCCGGCCTCCGGGCGCGACTCGGCCACGGCATCGTCACCGTCGGCAAGGACGAAGCCGACGCGCGAGCGGACGCCCAGGAGAGCCTCGACGTGGCCCGGGAGTTCGACGGCGCGGCCGACGGCCGCATCTCGACGGCGTTCATGCCCCACTCGCTGACGACCGTCTCTCAGGAGATTCTCGAGGAATTCATCCCGAAGGCCCGTTCCGCGGACGTCCCGATTCACTACCACGCGAACGAGACCACCGACGAGGTCCACCCCATCGTCGAGGAACAGGGCGTTCGCCCGCTCGAGTACGCGGACGACGTCGGGATGCTCGAGTCCGAGGACTTCGTCGCCCACGGCGTTCACCTGAACGAGCGCGAGATCGAGTTGCTCGCCGAGACCGGGACCGGCGTGATCCACTGCCCGGCGTCGAACATGAAACTCGCCAGTGGCATGGCGCCGGTCCAGGAACTCCTCGACGCGGGGGCCACGGTCGGCCTCGGAACGGACGGCGCCGCCTCGAACAACGACCTCTCGATGCTCGACGAGGCCCGCGACGCCGCGATGCTCGGCAAACTCGCCGCGAACGACGCCAGCGCGGTCCCCGCCGAGGCTGTCGTCGAGATGCTCACCCGGGGGAGCGCCGACGCCATCGGTCTCGAGAGTGGCCGCCTCGAGGTCGGGGGCGCGGCCGACCTCGCCGTGATCGACCTCGAGGCGCCCCACCTGACGCCCCGTCACGACCTCGTGAGCCACCTGACGTACGCGGCCGCCGCGAACGACGTCCGTCACACGGTCTGTGACGGGCAGGTGCTGATGCGCGACCGGGTCGTCCAGACGCTCGACGAGGCCGCCGTTCGACGACGAGCGACCGAGCACGCTGCGGCCGTCCTCGAGCGGGTGGCCTGA
- a CDS encoding sensor histidine kinase → MSDSNRVERRRSESRVQLLISQERNRAAVRRLLEDRYEVVTDESVVEADAYLVDDFSFPDYHAALEERVEESDPAFCPVVLVRRERTNPRIVLPDPDENDGSLLVDEIVTAPIEREPLVRQLNSLLARRQQSLELMHNVTRLEESNRALEQFAYAASHDLQEPLRMVSSYLQLLENRYGDDLDEDAEEFLAFAVDGAERMHRMIKALLEYSRVDTESGSFDPVDLETVVENVRSDLRMKIGASQAELTVGSLPTVRGDAEQLRQLFQNLLSNALEYTDEESPTVRIDAERDGERCRVSVTDDGLGISPENQNRIFDVFERLHTRDEHPGTGIGLALCKRIVDRHDGRIWVESDPGEGSTFVFTLPLADESAESEAASKSETAD, encoded by the coding sequence ATGAGTGACTCGAACCGCGTCGAGCGACGACGGTCCGAAAGCCGCGTTCAGCTCCTGATCTCCCAGGAGCGGAATCGAGCCGCCGTCCGGCGCCTGCTCGAGGACCGTTACGAGGTCGTCACCGACGAGTCGGTCGTCGAGGCCGACGCCTATCTGGTCGACGACTTCTCGTTTCCCGACTACCACGCGGCCCTCGAGGAGCGCGTCGAGGAGAGCGATCCGGCGTTCTGTCCAGTCGTCCTCGTTCGGCGGGAACGGACGAACCCCCGGATCGTCCTCCCCGACCCGGACGAGAACGACGGCTCGCTCCTGGTCGACGAGATCGTCACCGCGCCGATCGAACGCGAGCCGCTGGTTCGACAGCTCAACTCCTTGCTCGCCCGCCGTCAGCAGTCCCTCGAGTTGATGCACAACGTCACCCGACTCGAGGAGTCCAACCGCGCACTCGAGCAGTTCGCTTACGCCGCCAGTCACGACCTGCAAGAACCCCTGCGGATGGTCTCGAGTTACCTCCAGTTGCTCGAGAATCGATACGGCGACGACCTCGACGAGGACGCCGAGGAGTTCCTCGCGTTCGCCGTCGACGGCGCCGAACGCATGCATCGGATGATCAAGGCGCTCCTCGAGTACTCGCGGGTCGACACCGAGTCGGGGTCGTTCGACCCGGTGGACCTCGAGACGGTCGTCGAGAACGTGCGTTCGGACCTGCGGATGAAGATCGGAGCGTCACAGGCGGAGCTCACGGTCGGCTCGCTTCCGACGGTTCGTGGCGACGCCGAGCAACTCCGACAGCTCTTCCAGAACCTGTTGAGCAACGCCCTGGAGTACACCGACGAGGAGTCGCCGACCGTTCGTATCGACGCGGAACGGGACGGAGAGCGGTGCCGGGTGAGCGTGACGGACGACGGACTCGGGATCAGCCCGGAGAACCAGAATCGGATTTTCGACGTGTTCGAGCGACTGCATACCCGCGACGAACATCCGGGGACGGGGATCGGACTGGCGCTGTGTAAGCGCATCGTCGACCGCCACGACGGGCGTATCTGGGTCGAGTCCGATCCTGGGGAGGGGTCGACGTTCGTGTTCACGCTTCCGCTGGCCGACGAATCGGCGGAGAGCGAGGCGGCGTCGAAATCGGAGACGGCAGATTAA
- a CDS encoding ATPase domain-containing protein: MSASISTIRSGIDGLDTLLNGGLVRGRMYLVQGEPGTGKTLLGMHFLEAGLGEGETVLCIHGEESQEEIVSNGLAVGIDVSDAEFLDLGPESDFFTQDEAYDLVHPSDLEQEQYTRDVHDAIKEIDPTRVVLDPITQLRYVESSGYQFRKRMLAFMRFLKQRDITVVATAPTAYDEKSDAEVRSLSDGIIELTRGVDGRRITPAKHRALGQMEGEHGLEIRQNGIEVYPDVVPVHEETTFDPTPLRSGVGELDDLLEGGFEQRTVTFISGPSGVGKTTLGTQFMVQAIEEGMTCAAYLFEEGLETYCHRTRSIGFPIDELRESGTLTIEQVEPLTLSNEEFAHRIIEQVETQGTDVVFIDGIDGYTISVQGEESELIRKLHGLTRYLKNEGVTVIFTNEISEITGISTATSPNISYLADNLTFMSYVELDGRLRKVIGVLKKRTGGFEHSLREFEITDDGIRVGDPLSGLHGVLQGNPRMSDIRDLAQDE, translated from the coding sequence ATGTCGGCATCCATCTCTACGATCCGATCGGGAATTGATGGCCTCGATACTCTTCTGAACGGCGGACTCGTCCGTGGCCGTATGTATCTCGTCCAGGGTGAACCGGGAACGGGGAAGACGCTTCTCGGTATGCACTTCCTCGAGGCGGGACTCGGGGAGGGAGAGACCGTGCTCTGTATCCACGGCGAGGAGTCCCAGGAGGAAATCGTCTCGAACGGGCTGGCCGTCGGAATCGACGTCAGCGATGCCGAGTTCCTCGACCTGGGGCCCGAATCAGACTTCTTCACCCAGGACGAGGCCTACGACCTGGTCCACCCGAGCGACCTCGAACAGGAGCAGTACACCCGCGACGTTCACGACGCGATCAAGGAGATCGATCCGACGCGCGTCGTCCTCGACCCGATCACCCAGCTCCGGTACGTCGAGTCGAGTGGCTATCAGTTCCGCAAGCGGATGCTCGCGTTCATGCGGTTCCTCAAACAGCGCGACATCACGGTCGTCGCCACGGCGCCCACGGCCTACGACGAGAAGTCCGACGCCGAAGTTCGTTCGCTGAGCGACGGGATCATCGAACTCACTCGCGGAGTCGATGGACGACGCATCACCCCCGCGAAACACCGCGCGCTCGGACAGATGGAGGGAGAACACGGCCTCGAGATTCGGCAGAACGGGATCGAGGTCTACCCGGACGTCGTTCCCGTGCACGAAGAGACGACGTTCGACCCGACCCCGCTTCGGTCGGGAGTCGGCGAACTCGACGACCTGCTCGAGGGCGGATTCGAGCAACGGACGGTCACGTTCATCAGCGGCCCCTCCGGCGTCGGAAAGACGACCCTCGGCACGCAGTTCATGGTCCAGGCGATCGAGGAGGGGATGACGTGTGCGGCCTACCTCTTCGAGGAGGGCCTCGAGACCTACTGCCATCGAACGAGGTCGATCGGGTTTCCCATCGACGAGCTGCGCGAATCTGGGACGCTCACGATCGAGCAGGTCGAACCGCTGACGCTCTCGAACGAGGAGTTCGCCCACCGGATCATCGAACAGGTCGAAACCCAGGGAACCGACGTCGTGTTCATCGACGGCATCGACGGCTACACGATTTCGGTTCAGGGCGAGGAGTCGGAACTGATTCGAAAACTTCACGGCCTGACTCGCTACCTCAAGAACGAGGGCGTGACGGTCATCTTCACGAACGAGATCTCCGAAATCACCGGCATCTCGACGGCGACGAGCCCGAACATCAGCTACCTGGCTGACAACCTCACGTTCATGAGCTACGTCGAGCTGGACGGTCGACTGCGGAAGGTCATCGGCGTCCTGAAGAAACGAACCGGCGGGTTCGAGCACAGTCTCCGTGAGTTCGAGATCACCGACGACGGTATCCGGGTCGGTGACCCCCTGTCGGGACTCCACGGCGTGCTCCAGGGCAACCCACGCATGAGCGACATTCGCGACCTCGCACAGGATGAGTGA